The stretch of DNA GCTCTCTGCGCCTGCGCGTCTCGCCTACCCGTCAGAGTCCACCCGACTCAGACCTGACAGGAACATCCGGCGCCTGTCCTCTTTCTATCCTCTCCCGTTGGGAAGCCACTTCCGGTAAAGTTGGCGCTTGCGCAGAAGAGACTCCCGGGCTCTTAACATCGGGTATCAGGAGTTTCTTCCCGGAGCAAGGACCCCCAAGACGGAAGAGGATGTCCGCGGCGGCTCTGAGGAGATTTTGGTCCCGTCGCCGCGCAGAGGCGGGCGACGCGGTAGTGGCGAAGCCGGGAGTGTGGGCGCGGCTGGGTGAGTAGCAGCGGAAGGCGGCAGGGTGGGTGGCCGCCGCGGCCGGATCACTCTTACCGCGCTCGTCTCCCCTCAGGGTCCTGGGCCCGCGCGCTGCTCCGGGACTACGCCGAGGCCTGCAGGGACGCGGCGGCGGAGGGTAGGGCCCGGCCGGGGCGCGCCGCTGTGTATGTGGGTCTGCTGGGCGGCGCGGCGGCCTGCTTCACGCTGGCGCCCAGCGAGGGTGCCTTCGAGGAGGCGCTGCTGGAGGCGTCGGGGACCCTCCTGCTGCTGGCGCCGGCCACCCGCAACCGCGAGTCCGAAGCCTTCGTGCAGAGGCTGCTCTGGCTGCGGGGCCGTGGCCGCCTGCGCCACGTCAACCTGGGGCTCTGCTCGCTGGTGTACGAGGCGCCCTTCGACGCCCAGGCCAGCCTCTACCAGGCGCGTTGCCGCTACCTGCAGCCCTGCTGGACCGACTTCCCCGGCCGGGTCCTGGACGTGGGCTTCGTGGGTCGCTGGTGGGTGCTGGGGGCCCGGATGCGCGACTGCGACATCAACGACGACGAATTCCTGCACCTGCCGGCGCATTTGCGGGTTGTCGGGCCCCAGCAGCTGCATTCCGAGACCAACGAGCGGCTCTTCGATGAGAAGTACAAGCCTGTCGTGCTCACCGACGATCAGGTGGACCAGGCGCTGTGGGAGGAGCAGGTCTtgcagaaggagaagaaggacagGCTCGCCCTGAGCCAGGCCCACTCGCTGGTGCAGGCGGAGGCCCCGAGATGAAACCCTGAGGCCCCCGAGTCCTGGCAAACTGCTTGCCTGGGGTGGTGCAGTTCTGAGTGTGCCTCACCTGCAGAACAACTGAGACAGATGATGTGCAAAGTGTTTGCTCACTGGATTGGCACAAGTTTGGGGAGCCTTTCTGCCCCCCGTCTTTGTTCTTTATTAGCTGAAGCTAATTCAGAGCCACCTGGGTCCGGGAGTTGGGGACAGCAGAACGACTTGACACATGTTCATCACTGGCAGAGCTGGTCATCTTTTATACAAGACTTTTTCATTGGGCCTCAGAGGCCCTCCTTAAGGAGGTACCACATTGGTCAGGTGACTTGCAAACTCTTCTAAGACcacttagattttctttttcaagtttgggttgtggcctggcatggtgatgtctgtaatcccagcagtttgcaaactgaggcaagagaatcgcttgaggccaggagtttgaggccagctagagtgacatagcaagactccgatgctacaaaaaagaataataatagtaattaactaaataaaatttgagctgaaatgtttttattctatgatctattctctctcgttttttttttttgtcttgtttttttttttttttttttgagacagggtcttgctctatttgcctgctggggtgcagtggcgcaatctcggctcactgcaacctctgtctcccaggttcaagcgattctcctgcctcagcctcctcagtagctgggattacaggcctgtgccaacATGCGTGgcaaattgttgtatttttaatagagatggggtttcaccatgttggccaggctggtcttgaactcctgacctcaggtgatccgcctgcctcgcatttccaaagtgctgggattataggagtgaaccaccacacctggcctttcatTTTGATAAGTAACATTTTTGCCattcccagctctttggaaggctgaggtaggaggattgcttgagatcaggagttcaagaccagtttaggcaaaatagtgagagctttctcaaaaactaaaatatttggaAGGGTAAAGCAGGCGAATcatttgagcttaggagttcaacaccagcctgggcaatatggcaaaaccccgtctctacaaaaaatacaaaaatttaccaaAGGTGTTGAATGAGAAttgaaaatatgtatacatagaaaaattagccagacatggtggaccatgtctgtagtcccagctattcaggaaggctgaggtgggaggatcacctgagcctgggagttcaatgctgcagtgagccacgatcgtgccactgcactccatcttggacaacagagtgagactgtctcaaaaagtaaaataagtgcacgggcacggtggctaaagcctgtaatcccagcactttgggaggccgaggcaggtggatcacgatgtcaggagatggagaccatcctggctaacacggtgaaaccccatctctacgaaaaattcaaaaaaattggccgggcacggtggctgacgcctgtaatcccagcactttgggaggcccagttgggtggatcacgaggtcaggagatcgagaccatcctggctaacatggtgaaaccccgtctctactaa from Gorilla gorilla gorilla isolate KB3781 chromosome 20, NHGRI_mGorGor1-v2.1_pri, whole genome shotgun sequence encodes:
- the TIMM29 gene encoding mitochondrial import inner membrane translocase subunit Tim29, yielding MSAAALRRFWSRRRAEAGDAVVAKPGVWARLGSWARALLRDYAEACRDAAAEGRARPGRAAVYVGLLGGAAACFTLAPSEGAFEEALLEASGTLLLLAPATRNRESEAFVQRLLWLRGRGRLRHVNLGLCSLVYEAPFDAQASLYQARCRYLQPCWTDFPGRVLDVGFVGRWWVLGARMRDCDINDDEFLHLPAHLRVVGPQQLHSETNERLFDEKYKPVVLTDDQVDQALWEEQVLQKEKKDRLALSQAHSLVQAEAPR